A segment of the Babylonia areolata isolate BAREFJ2019XMU chromosome 20, ASM4173473v1, whole genome shotgun sequence genome:
TAGTCCTCATAGTCTTGGAGGGATTCATTTGGCTGAATGGTTGCCGACAGCGGATGGTGGTGTTTCCTCTCAAGAGCCTTGATGAGGTGGTTTGGGCTCTGTCACTTCAGTTGGTTCTGTGTGGGGCTTTCAgtttggggagaagggggtgtgaagggagtctcttcagtttttcattttacctCCGGAATTTTTCTTGTCTCGTTTCTTCTAGTTAAAGGAGGCCTGCTGTTTTCTCCATTGCTGACACTGGAGTGGTTTTCATGCCGCCTGTGATGAGTCTGAGGCTAGCATTCTGTGTATTGGTCAGGCTGTCGACGTTGGTCCTAGCAGCAGTTGACCAGGCATTGGCGTCATATTCCATGTGGGGTCTGCCTATTGCGGTATACACTGTTTTCAGTATTTTTGTGTTGGCCCCCCATTTTGTTCCTGCCAGCGTCTTCACCAGGGTCATTTTCCTGAGGTTTCTGCTGTGCATGGAGCTAAATTGAGGGGTCAAGGTGAGCTTTCTCTCCAGCTTCACTCCTAGGTAGGTTGGGTTGTCTTGCTGTGGGATTTCCTGATCATCGATGACTAGGGTAAACTTTCCTCTCTTGGGTGAGAGGGAGAAGCAGGTGGCTTATGTCTTGGTCCTGTTGATGATGACCAGCCACTCTCTTGCCCAATCTGAGGTGTGGTTCAGAGCCTGACGGTGGCAGTGGTGACTTACTCCGCTTTGGTCCAGATGGCAAGGTCATCTGCGTGCAGAGCCCGAGGAATGTGGGTGGTCAGCTGGTCAGCAATGTCGTCCATGAAGATGGTGAACAGGAGATGCGAGATAACTCCGCCCTGAGGTACCCCTTCCCTGATCTTCACTGAATGACTAGTCTGGCCTTCTAGCTTGACCTGGGCTGTCCGATTGAACAGGTAGCTTCGGATCCAGAAGAACATCTTGCCACACACTTTCTTCTGGAGCAGCTTGAAGAGAAGGCCCTTCTTCCAGACCCTGTCGAACGCTTTGCTAGGGTCAATAAAGACAGTAAGAGTCCTCATCTTCTGTTGGAAACcgtctttggtgtgtgtgggtgagaggagCCCATTCATTTCCAAGTGGTATTGCAGGCGTTGGTTGATCATTCTCTCCATGATTTTGCCGAGGTAGCTCAGGAGACTAATGTGGCCGTAGCTGTTTTTACTGTGTTCGTATTTTCCCTTCTTGAGGATGGGGACAATGATGGCCGATTTCTCGCTGACTGGAAACGCCCCGGTATATCAGGACTGGTTGAAGATGTCCGGGACCTTCTGTTTGGGATGGTCTCCAAGGTGACGGATCATCTCGTTGGTGATACTATCTTTGCCTGGCGAGTTCTTCATCTTTAGCTGTCTAATGAGCAGTTCAGTTCACTGGTGGTTAGTTCAGAAGTCATGCTAGGAGTCGATGTTTGCTTCCTTGGCTcctgcttgtgtttttttttagcggATATCGAAGGTCTTCTCCCTTGGCACATCGAGATGGCTGTCTCGTCGGAAATTGCCTGCAAGCAGGGCGGCTGCCTTTCCTCCCGCAAACagctcctctccctctttcagtgGGACCCCTCTTGGTGCATGATGCTGGTCATCACTGGCCTGGCCTTAGTCAGGTTCCACAACTTCTGTGTGTCCTTTTCCATGTTGAGGGTGCCAGTCTTCTCCTGCCAGGACTTGCAAGCTTCTTCGTTCTTTTGCTTCTCGAAGGGAGTCTTCGCCTTGAGATAGAGGGTAGTATTTTCTGCAGTTGGGGACTGTTCCATTTGGTCTCTAGTGGCTGTTATCTGGTCATACAGAGTCTGGAGCTAGTCACTCCAGTGGGGCTTGTAGTTCTTTCTTCGTTGGCTGCCTGGAGTATGCAACTGGTCAGTTGCTTGACATTATAAGTGATGTCTTGGTTGTAGTCAATGTTACTGTCTCTGCAGAGCTTGTCGTTCAGGTGTTGGAACTGGGACCAGTTTGCCATCTTGTAGTTTCAGCTGGCTTCTTTCCTCTGAGAGGAAATCCGCTGTGTCGGGTATTTTAAGCAGAAAAGGCAGGTGATCAATGCCTCCCAGCTGGGAGCACACCTCCCTGTCACAGACTGACGGTTTTCTGTGGCGATTGCGAGGTCGGGTGTGCTAGTGGTCTTCCACGCACGTGAAAGACAGGTGGGCCGGTCGTCAGGCCTATTGACTAGGATCAGATTGTTTTCGATAATCCAGTCTTCCACCTGCTCTCCTCTGCTGTTGAGGTCAGGGTATCCCCAGCTTGGTGAGTAGCTGTTAAAGTCACCAGTTTTAAGTTCTGACTGTTGAGAGGAAGGGTGTGTAACTGGAGATCTTTGTCTGGTGGGCAGTGGTGATTAATGACTGTCACTTCTCTCCCCTGGATGACTGTCTTGATAGTGTATCAGAAACAATATCAGTAGAGTAGTAGTACGAGAAGGAGTAGAAGTAGTTTGTTTTTTGCGTGTAAGTGTTGCATAACAGAAACGACACCAAAATCAGTTGTAGTAATAGAGCTGCAGTGGTAGCAgttgcagaagtagcagtagaagttgcagaagtagcagtagaagcaccagctgcagcagcagcagcagtactgttACAGGTAGCGACACTTCTCCAATTCATGTGTAGTTGGATGTACTGGTCACACAGTTAACGATATGGCAGAGTTATGTTTCACGTTTCCTTTTGTCCAGTTTCCACTTAGCTcctcacaccccacctccctGTTAAACTTGCCAAAGGAACTGAATTTGTTAAAGATAATTTGACGTTTGTTTCTTCTGCACTTCGTTGGGGCAAAAAACTCACAGTGTAGTGAAGTATCTTTGTGTTCTTGTAAGTATTATGTTTTTAGTCAACGAACACGTCGCAGTTTGTCGTGTTTGTCACCCAGTAGCGACAGGGTGGTCTTCAGTAACttaaataaataccattatcatctgTTCTGGTGGTTTCATtcgacaaataaacaaatgcgctcagtgtctttctttctgtctcataaGTGACTTGAAGCATTCAAAGAAAGGCAATGAATGTTGGGATCACAGGACCCTGTTTCGACAATAAATTAGAAACTGTGTTAGTTCTTGTGTGTGACATCGTGAATTACAGCCAAAATCACCTGGATACTCACCATAAAACTGTATGAAACCTGAAGCCTACAATTATGATATACAACTAAAAAACGATAGCATATATTCGGAATActattttcatgtgtgttttttttctgcaccagTTCTGGCTAATCAAAAcgtaatcaaaatcaaaatctttaGACTAGCAGTCAGTCATCTACCCATCTAGTTTCTGTGTTCATCGAGTCATTATGCATGTCTATAGTTATCTGTGTATTTACTGTGTTTATTTACCATACTGTCTATCCGTTTATGAATCGACCTATATGTTACTTCACAGTGTTTTTGTGCTTTCGCGCTGTTCGTGTctgcagagagagaacgaacgaacgaacgaacgaacgaacgaaattttattttacgagggtaaaggagtaagcacaaagtacttttttacatccagccctctgggcatgaataataattggaaaaaaagcaacaaagtaaaaaaaaaaaaaaaaaaaaaagcgagagtcaattcacaacatcaacgtcaaaattgcataagcatgtgcaaacataacatagaacgtatgtacaatacaatatcgcgatagatgaataacaacgaggacaatagagagagagagagagagagagagagagagagagtagatgggtgggagggacacagatagagacagagggatagacagagacacaaacagacagacagacagacagacagacagaaagcgaaggAACTCAGACTTGGGTACTGATCGACTGTAATGGATTGTGGCAAACAACACAGTTTGCACAACGTGATCGACTTAGGTGCCCATCTGGTTGGtgacgtaggtgtgtgtgtgtgtgtgtgtgtgtgtgtgtgtgtgtgtgtgtgtgtgtatgtgtgtgtgtgtgtgtgtgtgtgtgtatgtgtgtgtctgtgtctctgtctctgtctctgtgtatgtgtgtgtgtgtgtgtgtgtgtgtatgcgtgcttctgtgtgtgtgtgcgtgtgtgtgtgtgtgtgtgtgtgtgtgtgtgtgtgtgtgtgtgtgtgtgtgcgtgtgtgtgtggtgtgcatatgtattcgtgagtgtgtatctgtgtgtgtgtgtgtgtgtgtgtgtgtgtgtgtgtgtgtgtgtgtgtgttgacaggatccACGTACATACGGTGGGGTAGGAAGAGCTGCCCAGCGGACACAGACGCTAAACTGGTGTACACTGGTGAGCAGAAaaagtggggtggagggtggtgttgatggtgaagatgatattgatggtgtgtgtgaatgtgtgtgtgtgtgtgtgtgtgcaattgtgtgtgtgtgtgtgtgcaattgtgtgtgtgtgtgtatgtgcgtacgtgcgtgtgtgcgtgtgtgcgtgtgtgcgtgtgtgagtgcgtgtatatatatatatatatatatatatatatatatatatatatatatatatatgtgtgtgtgtgtgtgtgtgtgtgtgtgtgtgtgtgtcttccacagggaagggaaggaagcgTACAAAATCAGTCCTGGTTTTATGTTAATACTAACGTTAACATTAAACAGTAATTTGCGCTGGTTTGGGGTGCGGATGATGGGGacctggggtggaggtggaagaggcgTGAACTTAAAAACCCCTCAGCAAGAGATTATCATCCCTTTGCTCCTGGCACCTGGAGATGGTGTCCGgtatttttttctgtgattttgttttgacccccatctctctctctgtctctctgtctccaactcaCAGGAATAGTGGGAGGCAAACGCTACACCGAAAAGGGCAGTGGCACCAACCCCCTGTGCCTGACTCTGGAACCAAAATACGACGGAAGAGAGAAGCCGGCAACCAACGGGTACCTGTACGGCTCAGAATATGAAGGCATCAAAGGACTCCACAACCATGAGGTCCCTTGCTCCGTGTGCCATACCAACGACCCCAGCACAATCATGGTCCCGGGTACCACGGTATGTCCCTCCGGCTGGACCATCCAATATTCGGGGTTTCTGGCATCGAACTACTTTAACTTTTTCGCGACCCAGTTCTTGTGCGTGGATGGCAAACCTGAAGCGTTGAACGCCTCCAAGGTCGACTCTAACGGGGTCCTGTTCTACGCTGTCGTTAGCAAGTGTGGGAGTCTGCCTTGTCCCCCTTACGTCGCTGACAAGGTGGTCACCTGTGTGGTCTGCTCCAAGTAAGAGTCTTTGGAGGTGGTCTGTTTCGGTTCTAGATGGATTCTGTTGGCCTTTGGTAAAAACGAAGCATAAACGAATAAAATGATGGATAAACAAATAACGGTCTCCCGCCTctcgtttctctgtctcagtgtgtgtgtgtgtgtgtgtgtgtgtgtgtgtgtgtgtgtgtgtgtgtgcgtgagtgtgtgcgtgcatgtggtgaGATaagcatagagagagatagagggggggggggcacacacacacacacacacacactcacacacacacaacatactaactcaaacacacacacaggcagacacacacacacacacacacacacacacaggcagacacacacacacacaggcagacacacacacacacaggcagacacacacacacacacacacacacacacacacacacacaggcagacacacacacacacacacacacacacacacacacacacacacacacacgagggtatGTTTCAATCAAACAGACGACCACACATCAACTCTCAGCTGCTGTCATCAGCGCAAGGCTATTTCACGACTATTTCATCTCTGCTTCTATATCTATGCAAACAGTAAACAGCTGGACACTTGCTGGATttacttcttcttatttttaaaaAGTCATATAAACTTCGTACCTGACATTATTGCTGT
Coding sequences within it:
- the LOC143295296 gene encoding short-chain collagen C4-like, which encodes MMGVGQVLLGAAFTFYVVAAAKCSEKDLGAVVAQQNKAIMDLQKEQSAVPLQLQQLKQGLEKRIDDLEDRLDECKKGLQSVHFEVKSTQAEMNSTKADVGDLEDILKEVQQKLHNVSVDIGMKRGGSTYIRWGRKSCPADTDAKLVYTGIVGGKRYTEKGSGTNPLCLTLEPKYDGREKPATNGYLYGSEYEGIKGLHNHEVPCSVCHTNDPSTIMVPGTTVCPSGWTIQYSGFLASNYFNFFATQFLCVDGKPEALNASKVDSNGVLFYAVVSKCGSLPCPPYVADKVVTCVVCSK